A window of the Brachyspira suanatina genome harbors these coding sequences:
- a CDS encoding AAA family ATPase, with translation MFDFEEDINNFRPMAERMRPLTIEEVFGQHHILDKNKTLRKMIDNDKITSMVFFGPPGVGKSTVASIIAKKTKSEYIKLNAVLSNVSEIREAIKKAEKNLENRKKTILFIDEIHRFNKSQQDALLPAVENGSVILIGSTTLNPYFYLNNALLSRIMLFEFRNLDDNDIREAVLKAITDKRGLGEDDVAVEDEAVNLIVRYSHGDVRKAFTYLEASYLATQIDETKEKLTITEEIVRDVTSKQSITFDEDEHYNTISAFIKSVRGSDPNAAIYYLARMLESGEDPRYIARRLCILASEDIGLAEPNAMNIASSLLSIVDFIGMPEGRIPLAEVTIYLALCPKSNSAYNAINKAIRDIRNGELYSIPNYLRDNHSATFDKKSNEEYKYPHDYPYHIVKQDYLEHGIKKEYYEPVDIGEERELKKRYEWIIKHI, from the coding sequence ATGTTTGATTTTGAAGAGGACATTAATAATTTCAGACCTATGGCTGAAAGAATGCGTCCTCTCACTATAGAAGAAGTTTTTGGTCAGCATCATATATTAGACAAAAATAAAACTCTAAGGAAAATGATAGATAATGATAAAATTACGTCTATGGTTTTCTTTGGCCCTCCTGGAGTAGGAAAATCAACTGTTGCATCAATTATAGCTAAAAAAACTAAAAGCGAATATATAAAACTCAATGCTGTACTTTCAAATGTTTCTGAAATAAGAGAAGCTATAAAAAAAGCCGAAAAGAATTTAGAAAACAGAAAAAAGACTATACTATTTATAGATGAGATACATAGATTCAATAAGAGTCAGCAAGATGCTTTACTTCCTGCAGTTGAAAACGGATCTGTTATACTTATAGGAAGCACAACATTAAATCCTTATTTCTATCTTAATAATGCCCTTCTTTCTCGTATAATGCTTTTTGAGTTTAGGAATCTTGATGATAATGATATAAGGGAAGCTGTATTAAAAGCTATTACAGATAAAAGAGGACTCGGTGAAGATGATGTGGCTGTTGAAGACGAGGCTGTTAATTTAATAGTACGTTATTCTCATGGCGATGTAAGAAAGGCTTTCACATATCTTGAAGCATCATACTTGGCAACTCAAATCGACGAAACTAAAGAAAAACTCACTATTACAGAAGAAATTGTAAGAGATGTTACAAGCAAGCAGTCTATAACTTTCGATGAAGATGAGCATTACAACACTATAAGTGCATTTATAAAGAGTGTAAGAGGAAGCGATCCTAATGCTGCCATTTACTATTTGGCTAGAATGCTTGAATCTGGAGAAGACCCTAGGTATATAGCAAGACGTTTATGTATATTAGCTTCTGAAGATATAGGGCTTGCCGAGCCTAATGCTATGAATATTGCTTCTTCTCTTCTGAGCATTGTTGACTTTATAGGTATGCCTGAAGGAAGAATACCTTTAGCTGAGGTTACTATTTATTTAGCATTATGTCCTAAATCAAATTCCGCTTACAATGCCATAAATAAAGCTATTAGAGATATAAGAAACGGAGAATTATATTCCATTCCGAACTATTTAAGAGATAATCATTCAGCAACATTCGATAAAAAAAGTAATGAAGAATATAAATATCCTCATGATTATCCTTATCATATAGTAAAGCAGGATTATTTAGAGCATGGCATAAAAAAAGAATATTATGAACCTGTAGATATAGGCGAAGAAAGAGAGCTAAAAAAAAGGTATGAGTGGATTATAAAGCATATATGA
- a CDS encoding MATE family efflux transporter, translating to MAKEEKLLDLTECNVAKGLLILVIPMVLGNLLNVAYSTVDAIWIGQIVGSKGLAAVSISFPLTMVITAIASGIATAVNVLIGQYFGANDKEYVTYISKVSTTVSLITALTLAILGYVFAPNLMVFLNTADSIMEDAVSYFRISMIGFPFVFYYTFVSALLRGIGDTVRPLIFLIISSVINIILDPILIKGIGPIPAMGVEGAAYATVFAQAISVIVSMIYLKAKNSIVRANPLNFTFDLNITKLIIKIGLPFTLMQLISSISWLFLNKVINSYGELASASFAVAARIDALSFVPLSAILSGVGTMAAQNIGADKMYRIKEIFSTGLKISLAIALIMTALCMLFPEFIIKIFVQDDNIMPYMKSYIYAGVPSTILVAIIFSANGIINASGKTFVIMLFTLFTHFLVRIPVVYLLSPKIGLWGVWISMSVSNFFNMVFHLVYYYSNKWQKNANLTLNSPSKDDN from the coding sequence ATGGCAAAAGAAGAAAAATTATTAGATTTAACAGAATGTAATGTAGCTAAAGGGCTTTTAATATTAGTTATCCCCATGGTTTTGGGAAACTTATTAAATGTGGCATACTCTACAGTTGATGCCATTTGGATAGGACAGATTGTAGGTTCTAAAGGACTTGCAGCTGTTTCAATAAGTTTTCCTCTTACAATGGTTATTACAGCTATAGCATCAGGAATAGCAACTGCTGTTAATGTTTTAATAGGGCAGTATTTCGGTGCTAATGATAAAGAATATGTAACATATATTTCTAAAGTTTCAACTACTGTAAGTTTAATAACTGCTTTAACATTAGCTATATTAGGATACGTATTTGCACCTAATCTAATGGTATTTTTAAATACTGCTGATAGTATAATGGAAGATGCTGTAAGTTATTTTAGAATAAGTATGATTGGTTTTCCATTTGTATTTTATTATACTTTCGTTTCTGCTTTGCTTAGAGGTATAGGAGATACTGTAAGGCCTTTAATATTTTTGATAATATCTTCTGTGATAAATATAATATTAGATCCTATTTTAATAAAAGGAATAGGACCAATTCCGGCTATGGGTGTAGAAGGCGCCGCTTATGCCACAGTATTTGCACAAGCCATATCTGTAATAGTAAGTATGATTTACTTAAAAGCAAAAAACAGTATTGTAAGGGCTAATCCGCTTAATTTCACATTTGATTTAAACATAACAAAATTAATAATAAAAATAGGTTTGCCTTTCACTCTTATGCAGCTGATATCTTCTATAAGCTGGCTATTTTTAAATAAAGTTATTAATTCTTATGGAGAATTAGCTTCAGCATCTTTTGCTGTAGCTGCTAGAATAGATGCTTTATCATTCGTACCGCTTTCTGCTATTCTTTCAGGTGTAGGAACTATGGCTGCTCAGAATATTGGTGCTGATAAAATGTATAGAATAAAAGAGATATTTAGTACAGGATTAAAAATTTCTTTAGCTATAGCATTGATTATGACTGCATTATGTATGCTGTTTCCAGAGTTTATCATAAAAATATTTGTACAAGATGATAATATAATGCCGTATATGAAAAGTTATATATATGCCGGTGTGCCTTCAACAATATTAGTTGCCATTATATTTTCAGCAAATGGTATTATTAATGCTTCCGGAAAAACTTTTGTAATTATGCTGTTTACTTTATTTACTCATTTTCTAGTAAGAATTCCTGTTGTTTATTTATTATCTCCAAAAATAGGTTTATGGGGAGTGTGGATTTCTATGTCTGTTAGTAACTTCTTCAATATGGTTTTCCATTTAGTTTATTATTATTCAAATAAATGGCAAAAGAATGCTAATCTCACATTGAATTCTCCTTCTAAAGATGATAATTAA
- the serS gene encoding serine--tRNA ligase, whose amino-acid sequence MIDVKLIRENIELVEDNLRKRRSKVSLDKLKSLEHERLDLLKEVEQDRAKKNESSKKIGECMKAGNKEEAEKIKEEMKNFTESLNKKEEKLSQLEEAVNNEILYLPNMLSEDVPDGDDEKANKEIIRWGEPRKFDFEVKDHVDIAMGLDILDIERAVRMSRTRFSLMKGKGAALERALINFMLKKHTSEHGYTEYVPPILVNGRTMTGTGQLPKFEEDLFKTTDDPALYLIPTAEVPLTNIYREEIIPENMLPLYCTAYTPCFRSEAGSYGRDMRGLIRQHQFDKVELVKICAADKSKEEHEKMLKDAESILQALELPYRVVVLSSGDIGNAAYKTFDIEVWLPSQNMYREISSVSNCWDYQARRMQMRTRRNGKTELVHTLNGSGIAVGRTWIAILENYQQADGSVIIPDALRPFTGFDKIEKTN is encoded by the coding sequence ATGATAGATGTAAAATTAATAAGAGAAAATATTGAATTAGTAGAAGATAACTTGAGAAAGAGAAGAAGCAAAGTATCTTTAGACAAGTTAAAATCATTAGAACATGAAAGACTAGATTTATTGAAAGAAGTAGAGCAGGATAGAGCTAAAAAAAATGAATCTTCAAAAAAAATCGGCGAATGCATGAAAGCCGGAAATAAAGAAGAGGCAGAAAAAATAAAAGAAGAAATGAAAAACTTCACAGAATCCTTAAATAAAAAAGAAGAGAAGTTGTCGCAGTTGGAAGAGGCTGTTAATAATGAAATACTTTATTTGCCTAATATGCTTTCTGAAGATGTACCAGACGGAGATGATGAAAAAGCAAATAAAGAAATCATAAGATGGGGAGAGCCTCGTAAATTTGATTTTGAAGTAAAAGACCATGTTGATATAGCTATGGGTTTAGATATTCTTGATATAGAAAGAGCTGTTAGAATGTCAAGAACTCGTTTCTCACTTATGAAAGGAAAAGGTGCAGCATTGGAAAGAGCTTTGATTAACTTCATGTTAAAGAAACACACTTCAGAGCATGGTTATACAGAATATGTACCTCCTATACTTGTTAATGGCAGAACTATGACAGGTACTGGTCAGCTTCCAAAATTTGAAGAGGATTTATTTAAAACTACAGATGATCCTGCTTTATACCTTATACCTACAGCAGAAGTTCCTCTTACAAATATATACAGAGAAGAAATTATACCAGAGAACATGCTTCCTTTATATTGTACTGCTTATACACCTTGTTTCCGTTCTGAAGCTGGTTCTTACGGACGTGATATGAGAGGCTTAATAAGACAGCATCAATTCGACAAAGTAGAGTTAGTAAAAATATGTGCAGCTGATAAATCTAAAGAAGAACATGAAAAAATGCTTAAAGATGCAGAAAGTATTTTACAGGCATTAGAACTTCCATACAGAGTAGTAGTTCTTTCTTCCGGAGATATAGGAAATGCTGCTTATAAAACTTTTGATATAGAAGTTTGGCTTCCTTCACAAAACATGTACAGAGAGATTTCAAGTGTAAGTAACTGTTGGGATTATCAGGCAAGAAGAATGCAGATGAGAACTAGAAGAAACGGCAAAACAGAATTAGTACATACATTAAACGGTTCAGGTATTGCTGTTGGAAGAACTTGGATTGCCATACTTGAAAATTATCAGCAGGCAGACGGAAGTGTTATCATACCAGATGCTTTAAGACCGTTTACAGGATTTGATAAGATAGAAAAGACTAATTAA
- a CDS encoding histidinol-phosphatase HisJ family protein — MTADYHVHTEFSDDSNYPLEEVIKDAIKLNIDDICITDHVDYGIKKDWYEIEIRDEKTISNVNYPKYVEDIKRMKEIYGNKINIKTGLECGIQTHTIDKYEALLKKYDFDFIIFSVHQVNDKEFWTQDFQRNKTQKEYNEAYYEEMLNVVKMFTNYSVLGHLDLIIRYDKKGVYPFKKVKPIIEDILKIVIKDGKGIEFNTSYHRYGLKDTTPSIDILNLYHKLGGNIITIGSDSHQPSHLGFHINEAKEILKDIGFKQFCTYDKMIPYFHNL, encoded by the coding sequence ATGACTGCCGATTATCATGTACATACAGAGTTTAGCGACGATTCTAATTATCCATTAGAAGAAGTTATAAAAGATGCTATAAAACTAAATATAGATGATATTTGTATTACCGATCATGTGGATTATGGCATAAAAAAAGATTGGTACGAAATTGAAATAAGAGATGAAAAAACTATATCAAATGTCAATTATCCAAAGTATGTAGAAGATATAAAAAGAATGAAAGAAATATACGGAAATAAAATTAATATAAAAACAGGACTTGAATGCGGCATACAAACTCATACTATAGATAAATATGAAGCGCTTTTAAAAAAATACGATTTCGATTTTATTATATTTTCAGTTCATCAAGTAAATGATAAAGAATTCTGGACTCAGGATTTTCAAAGAAACAAAACTCAAAAAGAATACAATGAAGCCTATTATGAAGAAATGCTAAATGTTGTAAAAATGTTTACAAATTATTCAGTGCTTGGGCATTTAGATTTGATTATACGATACGATAAAAAAGGTGTTTACCCTTTTAAAAAAGTAAAACCGATTATAGAAGATATATTAAAAATAGTTATAAAAGATGGTAAAGGAATAGAATTTAATACTTCATATCATAGATACGGTTTGAAAGATACTACGCCTTCCATAGATATATTAAATCTGTACCATAAATTGGGTGGAAATATTATCACTATAGGAAGCGACAGTCATCAGCCTAGTCATTTGGGATTTCACATAAATGAAGCAAAAGAAATTTTAAAAGACATAGGATTTAAACAATTCTGCACTTATGATAAAATGATTCCATATTTTCATAATCTTTAA
- a CDS encoding leucine-rich repeat domain-containing protein yields MRKIILIILAFMIFLSCRGSVTSPNNIDNNGNTTEPPITEEELNKYGIEIDTATAKNIRESLEKYYNDKGEYKVIFKGTSTKYYDKSSTLGTIINEIKDIKDIIVSFENVQFQNNKLPDYILVNTSLDNYNIAKVILPDYIAILGNEVFFNCKVLTEVNMPKSLIEIGGSIFYNTKVKNINLPNGLKTINDYAFEISAIESIDMPDSVTSIGKEAFEACRQLQSMKLSKNLSVIPKSAFASCSGLKTITIPESVTSIEDLAFYACSGAESIVFEGANPKLTTIGDSAFGYCRKLTTITIPANVISIGDLVFSTCESLTSITFLSANPPSINGDNTFKGTILKTIYVPTGASAAYQSLKGKHGISADVVITEI; encoded by the coding sequence ATGAGAAAAATAATATTAATAATTTTAGCTTTTATGATTTTTTTATCATGCAGAGGATCAGTAACATCTCCTAATAATATTGATAATAACGGAAATACCACTGAACCACCAATAACTGAAGAAGAATTAAATAAATATGGTATAGAAATAGACACTGCTACTGCTAAAAATATAAGGGAATCATTAGAAAAATATTATAATGATAAAGGCGAATATAAAGTAATATTTAAAGGTACTTCTACAAAATATTATGATAAATCTAGCACTCTTGGTACTATAATAAATGAGATTAAAGACATTAAAGATATAATAGTGTCATTTGAAAATGTGCAATTTCAAAATAATAAACTTCCTGATTATATATTAGTAAATACTTCTCTTGACAATTATAATATAGCAAAAGTTATTCTTCCTGATTATATAGCTATTTTGGGAAACGAAGTATTCTTTAATTGCAAAGTTTTGACAGAAGTAAATATGCCTAAAAGTTTAATAGAAATAGGAGGCAGTATTTTTTATAATACAAAAGTAAAAAATATTAATTTACCTAATGGATTAAAAACTATAAATGATTATGCTTTTGAAATTTCTGCTATAGAAAGTATTGATATGCCTGATTCTGTAACAAGTATAGGAAAAGAGGCATTTGAGGCATGCAGGCAATTACAAAGCATGAAATTATCTAAAAATTTAAGTGTTATACCTAAATCTGCTTTTGCTAGCTGTTCTGGATTAAAAACTATAACTATACCAGAGTCTGTTACCTCTATAGAGGATTTAGCTTTTTATGCATGCAGCGGTGCTGAAAGTATTGTGTTTGAAGGTGCAAATCCAAAATTAACAACTATAGGGGACTCTGCTTTTGGATATTGTAGAAAATTAACAACTATTACAATACCTGCTAATGTTATAAGCATTGGAGATCTTGTTTTTTCTACCTGTGAGTCATTAACAAGCATAACATTTTTGTCAGCTAATCCTCCTTCAATAAATGGAGATAATACTTTTAAAGGTACTATTTTAAAAACTATATATGTGCCTACAGGTGCATCTGCAGCTTATCAATCTTTAAAAGGCAAACATGGTATTTCTGCAGATGTAGTTATAACTGAGATATAG
- the modA gene encoding molybdate ABC transporter substrate-binding protein, whose product MKTNKLKVILYFIVISIFLFSCLKNKEEKDDIIIFASASLMNPLIEICTNYEKETGKRIGCTFDSSGRLRKQIQSGAYSDLYFSASAREMNILKSIDLLYNDSITNVLKNDIVLVVPKNSNIYLDSFWDLTNDYVTKIAVGESMTSSIGQYTEEILKKFDIYDMISDKIIYGKDTKEVIDLVKNDKIDCGIVYITEAILNNNNDLQIAAEPKTHTDIVYSIAVLKKSLKEKEARDFINYLFSEKSINILKDYGFGMVI is encoded by the coding sequence ATGAAAACAAATAAATTAAAAGTAATTTTATACTTTATTGTTATATCAATATTTTTATTCTCATGTTTGAAAAATAAAGAAGAAAAAGATGATATTATTATATTTGCTTCTGCTAGCTTAATGAATCCATTAATTGAAATATGCACTAATTATGAAAAAGAAACAGGTAAAAGAATAGGCTGTACATTTGATTCATCTGGAAGGTTAAGAAAACAGATACAATCCGGAGCTTATTCTGATTTATATTTTTCAGCCTCTGCTAGAGAAATGAATATATTAAAAAGTATAGATTTATTATATAATGATAGTATAACAAATGTACTTAAAAATGATATAGTATTAGTTGTGCCAAAAAATTCAAATATATATCTTGACTCTTTTTGGGATTTAACTAATGATTATGTAACGAAGATAGCCGTTGGAGAATCAATGACCTCTTCTATAGGACAATATACAGAGGAAATATTAAAAAAATTTGATATATATGATATGATTTCAGATAAAATTATATATGGTAAGGATACTAAAGAAGTAATTGATTTGGTAAAAAATGATAAAATAGACTGCGGAATAGTTTATATAACAGAAGCTATACTTAATAATAATAATGATTTACAAATAGCTGCTGAGCCTAAAACTCATACAGATATAGTTTATAGTATTGCTGTACTTAAAAAATCTTTGAAAGAAAAAGAGGCAAGAGATTTTATTAATTATTTATTTTCAGAAAAAAGCATTAATATATTAAAAGATTATGGATTTGGAATGGTTATATAA
- a CDS encoding MATE family efflux transporter: MERDKMLELTEGNVSRGLINLVIPMILGNLLNIAYNIVDTIWIGQMIGPKGLGAIAVSFPIILILMAIASGVTVASNILIGQYFGANDKDSVIYVSRVSTTISLITALALAIIGYIFAPAMMRFLNTADSIMEYSVSYFRISMIGFPFMFYYFLVSALLRGIGDTVRPLIFLAISSVLNLILDPLMIKGIGPFPAMGLDGAAYATAFSQFVSVAVSMIYLKMKNSIVKANPFDLAFDLNITKLMFRIGLPFAAMQLIVSVSWLFLNRLINTYGEAASASVAVSMRVDSLSFLPLLALSAGIATMTAQNIGAGKMERVKEIFKAGMILSVGISAFMAIFSVLFPEIIVRMFTKDMSVLKYTKSYIYVVMPSIVMLAVMFTANGVINGAGKTFMLMLFAFCAHIIIRVPLAYMISPQMELWGIWTAMAVSNFFSMSLSLLYYFSNKWKKDANIASHSAAEHNL, encoded by the coding sequence ATGGAAAGAGATAAGATGTTGGAGCTTACTGAGGGTAATGTAAGCAGAGGACTTATAAACTTAGTTATACCTATGATATTAGGAAACCTTTTAAATATTGCATATAATATAGTTGATACTATTTGGATTGGTCAGATGATAGGCCCTAAAGGACTTGGTGCTATTGCTGTTAGTTTCCCTATAATATTAATACTTATGGCTATAGCTTCAGGCGTTACAGTAGCATCCAATATTTTAATAGGGCAGTATTTCGGTGCTAATGATAAAGATTCTGTAATATATGTTTCAAGAGTTTCAACTACTATAAGTTTGATCACTGCTTTAGCTTTGGCTATTATAGGATATATATTTGCCCCTGCTATGATGAGATTTTTAAATACTGCAGATAGTATAATGGAATATTCTGTTAGCTATTTCAGAATAAGCATGATAGGTTTTCCATTTATGTTTTATTATTTTTTGGTGTCTGCTCTGCTTAGAGGAATTGGAGATACTGTAAGACCTTTGATATTTTTAGCTATTTCTTCTGTATTAAATTTAATATTAGATCCTCTTATGATAAAAGGAATAGGGCCTTTTCCTGCTATGGGACTTGATGGTGCCGCTTATGCAACAGCTTTCTCACAATTTGTTTCAGTTGCCGTATCTATGATATATTTAAAAATGAAAAACAGTATTGTAAAAGCTAATCCTTTTGATTTGGCTTTCGATCTTAATATAACTAAGTTAATGTTTAGGATAGGGCTTCCATTTGCTGCTATGCAATTAATAGTATCTGTAAGCTGGTTATTTTTAAATAGACTTATAAACACTTACGGAGAAGCTGCTTCTGCATCTGTTGCTGTATCTATGAGAGTGGATTCTTTATCATTTCTTCCGCTTTTAGCATTATCTGCTGGTATTGCCACTATGACAGCTCAAAATATTGGAGCAGGAAAAATGGAGAGAGTAAAGGAAATATTTAAAGCCGGAATGATACTTTCTGTAGGAATATCTGCATTTATGGCTATTTTTTCTGTATTGTTTCCTGAGATTATTGTAAGAATGTTTACTAAAGATATGAGTGTTTTGAAATATACTAAAAGCTATATTTATGTTGTTATGCCTTCTATAGTAATGCTTGCTGTAATGTTTACTGCTAATGGTGTTATTAATGGAGCTGGAAAAACTTTTATGCTTATGCTATTTGCTTTTTGTGCACATATAATAATCAGAGTGCCTCTTGCATATATGATATCTCCTCAAATGGAATTATGGGGAATTTGGACTGCTATGGCTGTAAGCAACTTCTTTAGTATGAGTTTAAGTTTATTATATTACTTCTCCAACAAATGGAAAAAAGATGCAAATATTGCCTCTCATTCCGCAGCTGAACATAATTTATAA
- a CDS encoding NAD(P)-dependent alcohol dehydrogenase: protein MLLDKNLEEANSGQRINAKGYAVHSKTDTFKPFEFSRHSMGDNDILIEIMYAGICHSDIHSARSEWHEGIYPMVPGHEIAGKVVAVGKNVTKFKVGDYAGVGCMVNSCGECEACKRSHEQFCERGQTVLTYDCKDHFHDNEPTYGGYSNNIVVSEKFAITVPKDAPMEKVAPLLCAGITTYSPLKFSGVKEGDIVGVAGFGGLGSMAVKYAVNMGAQVYVFARNDKKKKEALEMGAKDLFTSTKDVPVRFDLIISTIPTGYDVNNYVDLLKYGGEMAIVGLPPAELKQSIDLARLIFSGGKKVYGSMIGGIKETQEMLDFSLEHKIYPETEIIAANQIDEAYQKLTTGQAKFRYVIDMKTLQ from the coding sequence ATGTTACTTGATAAAAACTTAGAAGAAGCTAATTCAGGTCAGAGAATAAATGCTAAAGGTTATGCCGTACATAGCAAAACAGATACTTTTAAACCATTTGAATTTTCAAGACATTCTATGGGAGATAATGATATATTAATAGAAATAATGTATGCCGGAATATGCCATAGCGATATACACTCAGCAAGAAGCGAATGGCATGAAGGAATATACCCTATGGTTCCGGGACATGAAATTGCAGGAAAGGTTGTAGCAGTAGGAAAAAATGTTACTAAGTTTAAAGTAGGAGATTATGCTGGTGTTGGATGTATGGTAAACTCATGCGGAGAATGCGAAGCATGCAAAAGAAGCCATGAACAATTCTGCGAAAGAGGTCAGACTGTATTAACCTATGACTGTAAAGACCATTTTCATGATAATGAACCTACTTACGGAGGATATTCTAATAATATAGTAGTAAGCGAGAAATTTGCTATTACTGTACCAAAAGATGCCCCAATGGAAAAAGTAGCACCATTACTATGTGCAGGAATTACAACTTATTCTCCTTTGAAATTCTCAGGAGTAAAAGAAGGAGATATAGTAGGCGTTGCAGGTTTCGGAGGACTTGGCTCTATGGCTGTAAAATATGCTGTTAATATGGGTGCTCAAGTTTATGTATTTGCTAGAAATGATAAGAAGAAAAAAGAAGCTTTGGAAATGGGAGCAAAAGATTTATTTACTTCTACAAAAGATGTTCCTGTACGTTTCGATTTAATCATATCTACAATTCCTACAGGTTATGATGTTAACAATTATGTTGATCTATTGAAATACGGCGGAGAAATGGCTATAGTAGGACTTCCTCCAGCAGAATTGAAACAAAGCATAGATTTGGCAAGATTAATATTCTCAGGTGGAAAAAAAGTTTATGGTTCTATGATAGGCGGTATTAAAGAAACTCAAGAGATGTTGGATTTCTCATTAGAACATAAAATATACCCTGAAACTGAAATTATCGCAGCAAATCAAATTGATGAAGCGTATCAAAAACTTACAACAGGTCAGGCAAAATTCAGATATGTAATTGATATGAAAACTCTTCAATAA